A single Natranaerobius thermophilus JW/NM-WN-LF DNA region contains:
- the upp gene encoding uracil phosphoribosyltransferase, with protein MSKLHVVDHPLIQHKLAFIRDKETGSKTFRELVNEVSMLMAYEVTRELQTEEYEVETPISTAKTRILSGKKLGLVPILRAGLGMVESVRNLIPAARVGHIGVYRDPETLQPVEYYCKLPQDIHERELIVLDPMLATGGSAKASIQFIKDRGGTNIRFMCINAAPEGVEELQKAHPDVDIWTCAVDEKLNEKAYIVPGLGDAGDRLFGTK; from the coding sequence ATGAGCAAATTACATGTAGTGGATCATCCATTGATTCAGCACAAGTTAGCTTTTATTAGAGACAAGGAGACGGGTTCTAAGACTTTTCGGGAACTTGTTAATGAGGTTTCAATGTTGATGGCCTATGAAGTGACAAGGGAATTACAAACAGAAGAGTATGAAGTGGAAACACCAATTAGTACGGCAAAGACACGCATTTTGTCCGGAAAAAAGCTGGGATTAGTACCTATTTTGCGAGCAGGTCTTGGAATGGTAGAGAGTGTTCGAAATTTAATTCCTGCGGCTCGGGTTGGTCATATAGGGGTGTATAGGGATCCAGAAACCCTTCAACCAGTAGAGTATTACTGTAAACTACCCCAGGATATTCACGAGCGCGAATTGATAGTTTTAGATCCCATGCTTGCTACAGGAGGATCGGCTAAAGCTAGCATTCAATTCATTAAGGATCGGGGCGGTACTAATATTAGATTTATGTGCATTAATGCAGCCCCCGAAGGGGTTGAGGAACTTCAAAAAGCTCATCCAGATGTGGATATCTGGACTTGTGCAGTAGACGAAAAACTCAATGAGAAGGCTTATATAGTACCTGGTCTTGGAGATGCTGGAGACCGACTATTTGGAACTAAGTAA
- the rpiB gene encoding ribose 5-phosphate isomerase B, producing the protein MTYLTPKKVLTETGQILGIASDHGGLELKQEIINHLQDSGIKIEDLGCYQDESVDYPDYAEKLTQKLVNNEISYGILVCGTGIGISISANKVPGIRAALCHDCFSARMAREHNDANIIALGERIIGKGLALEVVDTFLNSPFGGGRHERRVNKITKLEQKYS; encoded by the coding sequence ATGACATATTTAACGCCGAAAAAAGTGCTAACTGAAACAGGTCAAATTCTTGGAATCGCCAGTGATCATGGTGGCCTGGAATTAAAACAAGAGATTATAAATCACTTACAAGATTCAGGTATAAAAATCGAAGACTTAGGTTGCTACCAGGATGAGTCGGTGGATTATCCTGATTATGCAGAAAAACTTACACAAAAACTTGTGAATAATGAAATTTCATACGGGATATTAGTATGTGGGACGGGGATAGGTATTTCGATAAGTGCCAATAAAGTTCCCGGGATTAGAGCAGCCCTTTGTCATGACTGTTTCTCGGCCCGTATGGCAAGAGAGCATAACGATGCAAATATTATTGCCCTTGGTGAAAGAATAATAGGAAAGGGTCTTGCTTTAGAAGTTGTTGACACCTTCTTAAACAGTCCCTTTGGAGGCGGTCGCCATGAAAGGCGAGTAAATAAAATTACAAAGTTAGAACAAAAATACTCTTAA
- the glyA gene encoding serine hydroxymethyltransferase, which yields MENVKKTDPTIFSWIEEEWKRQEEGIELIASENFASRAVMEAQGSVLTNKYAEGYPGRRYYGGCQFVDKVEELAISRVKELFNADHANVQPHSGASANMGVYLAALKPGDTVLGMSLDHGGHLTHGSPVNISGKYFNFHHYGILEDTGKIDFDKVRELAKEHKPKMIVAGASAYPRIIDFATFREIADEVGAYLMVDMAHIAGLVAAGLHPNPVPYADFVTTTTHKTLRGPRGGVVLCKEEYKKEIDKAMFPGLQGGPLMHVIASKAVSFQEALSSEFKNYQKQVIKNASVLADELNNLGYDLVAGGSDNHLMLVDLQKKGVTGKKAERVLDDVHITVNKNAVPNDPEGPFVTSGLRLGTPAVTTRGFAEDEIKEVAQLLDKVITGLEDQENLEKCKKQVTDLCHRFPLYRQ from the coding sequence ATGGAAAACGTTAAAAAGACAGATCCAACTATTTTTTCTTGGATTGAAGAAGAATGGAAAAGACAGGAGGAAGGTATTGAATTAATAGCTTCTGAAAACTTTGCCTCTCGGGCAGTGATGGAAGCTCAAGGTAGTGTCCTAACGAATAAATATGCAGAAGGATATCCCGGAAGGAGATATTATGGCGGATGTCAATTTGTTGATAAAGTAGAAGAACTGGCTATCAGTAGAGTTAAAGAGCTATTTAATGCCGATCATGCCAATGTCCAGCCCCATTCAGGAGCCTCAGCAAATATGGGGGTTTATCTGGCAGCATTGAAGCCCGGTGATACTGTCTTGGGTATGAGCTTAGATCATGGTGGACATTTAACCCACGGAAGTCCGGTCAATATATCTGGTAAATATTTCAATTTTCATCATTATGGTATTTTAGAGGATACAGGTAAAATTGATTTTGACAAAGTCCGGGAGTTGGCAAAAGAACATAAACCTAAAATGATAGTAGCTGGCGCTAGTGCTTATCCACGCATTATTGATTTTGCTACTTTTCGCGAAATCGCTGATGAGGTAGGGGCTTATCTAATGGTAGATATGGCTCACATTGCAGGGCTTGTGGCAGCGGGGCTACACCCAAACCCAGTCCCTTATGCTGACTTTGTGACCACAACTACTCACAAAACTTTAAGGGGTCCACGTGGTGGAGTGGTTCTATGTAAAGAAGAGTACAAAAAAGAAATTGACAAAGCCATGTTTCCAGGTCTACAGGGAGGACCTCTAATGCATGTTATTGCTTCCAAGGCCGTCAGCTTTCAGGAAGCTTTAAGTTCTGAATTTAAAAATTATCAAAAACAAGTAATAAAAAATGCTAGCGTTTTGGCTGATGAACTTAATAATTTAGGATACGATTTGGTAGCAGGAGGCTCTGATAATCATCTAATGCTAGTTGATCTTCAGAAAAAAGGTGTAACTGGTAAAAAAGCTGAACGAGTTCTGGATGATGTTCATATCACTGTCAATAAAAATGCCGTACCTAATGATCCAGAAGGTCCTTTTGTAACAAGTGGATTGAGACTGGGGACACCTGCTGTTACTACCAGAGGTTTTGCAGAAGATGAAATCAAAGAAGTTGCTCAGTTGCTCGATAAAGTAATTACCGGATTAGAAGATCAGGAAAATCTAGAAAAATGTAAAAAACAGGTAACCGACTTATGTCATAGATTCCCCTTGTATCGTCAATAA